Genomic DNA from Pempheris klunzingeri isolate RE-2024b chromosome 22, fPemKlu1.hap1, whole genome shotgun sequence:
AGATTAGGACACTTGCCTATTCCCTGCAAGAAGAACCTTCTTCCTACACAAACCCTCTGCTCACAATCCCATAATGCAGTGGGTCACATTTTCTAGTTGGTGTTAGTGTCCACAATATCAGCGTACTTTTGACTCTAGTGTAAACTATTGAGTGTCTGACTGGTCTACAATGGTGAATATGGGAGAGTCCAGTCTAGAAGTAGCTCCattctaaaaaataataaataaataaatgatttttagaGCAACAATGTGTTAATTTTCATGAAGAACACTATGTTAACTAAATTTGGCTTTTTGGAGCAGTCCTgacaaaaaaagtgacattttagaGGAATCTTCTAGTACAGTGGCTGTGTTGCAGTGTAGCCGAACACTGTGTCAGATCTGTGTCCTGCATATCGAACCGTTTTTAGACCGTCTGATTGGTCGGTTTGTGTCAGTCAGGATCAGACAGCCCCGTCAGTCCAGTTTAGAGATCCAGTGGATCTTTTTGTATAAAATTAGATAACATTTAACGTCTGCCTGTCACAGATTTCTGAACACTGCAGTTAAAACAGGCGTGGATGTGGGTGAAGATTTGcactttaaaaacagatttaaaatggaagaaaaataagTTACATCTTGTGTCAAtgtcaagttttttttgtacCTCACCTGCTTGTCACAGTCACAGGTGTGTGCTGTCCAAGCGAATGTTCGCTCTGAATTTAGATAAACGTGTGTCGACAATTCACGTCTCTCTGTGAAATAATCCTACACGGTACGTGAAGTTATCACGCCCACAGAAAACACCGTCAGCTTGACACAAGGTGTTAATGAAACTAACTTCATTCATGGAAATGCTAGCATAATCATCTTCATCAGTGTGTTCGAGGAGGAAGACCAAAGTGCTTGATTactgtttgttcttgtttgtctgctggaaaaagaatttatttgcagcATAATGCTTTAAGGTCTATTTGTTTCCCTTTGGAAATACTTTaagctgtatttttgttttctttttgctcttttatCTTTCGTTTATAAAGGTTGTTTCTCtcgttttactgtttttaaggAACAAAGAAGCTTGACATGTATGGATGAACGTGAATCTAGCTGAAGGACTCAATgttgtgattttctgttttcaaagaGTCTGAAGATTTAGATTTAGGTTTTTTTGTGAACTATTCTGTCCGCAAGGTCAACATtttgtaagaaaaataaaaagaaatggctgactcactcactgtttgtcttatttaattacttttttagttactttgcaaatGTAGTTACTTTTTAGTTACTTTTTGAAATTCAAACTATTTTTGAAAgtaaataagtttttttttttttgaaaagtaacaAAGTAACTATTTTTGAAAGTAACTGGTTaatttcagaaaaataacaaaagtaacaaaaattaccatttgaaaagtaactaaaaattaaactttaaaagTAAATAGAAGGTAACTATTTTTAAGTGTAactaaaaagattttttaaaaagactttttgaactaaaatgtattttatttatttatatagcgcaaTTCCTAACAGAGTTATCAGTggcaggaagaaacctcgaacgggaccaggctcagatgtgggcggctttctgagaaaacaaacagggtACAgccaacatactaacagcagctctAGTGCTGACAacaggaatgtgactaataaattagcagtGTGGTGCCGTTggaaaacatgacgagtggctgacgatccgcagcagtgattcatgaagctaaaaagaagaagaaagtaaCGTTTTTGGTAAAGTTACTAAAAAGTAACTTAAAAAGTAACTAaatttgcaaagtaactaaaaaagtaacttttttagcaaagtaactaaaaaagtaactgaatttgcaaagtaactaaaaaagtaacttttttggcaaagtaactaaaaaagtaactaaatttgcaaagtaactaaaaaagtaacttttttggcaaagtaactaaaaaagtaattttagttactttgcaaatttcgttacttttttagttactttgctaaaaaagttacttttttagttactttgcaaattTAGTTACTTTTTTAGTTACTTTGCCAGAAAAGTTAATTTCTCAGTTATTTTGCAAATTCAGTTACttttttagttactttgcaaattcagtttatttttttagttacttGCCAAAAAAGTTTTCTGGCAAAAGTTCCTTTTTATAGACGGATGTAGTCCATGTCCAGGTAACTACAAAGTGTAGATTGATACTtatcaatctatcaatcaatcttcatcCATATTGCGCCAATTCCTAACAGCGCTATCTCAAggcataaagagcaggtctagaccaaactctttaattaagagagttcaaaattaaggattcaagaatccccacatgagcagcatcagataatATAAtcattaggcaacagtggcaggaagaaacctcgaacaggaccaggctcagatgtgggcggctttctgtcagggtccgtgttgggtggaggttggacggagagagaaaacaaacagggtACAgccaacatactaacagcagctctAGTGCTGACAacaggaatgtgactaataaattagcagtGTGGTGCcgttgaaaaacatgacgagtggctgacgatccgcagcagtgattcatgaagctttaaagaagaagaaagtaaCGTTTTTGGTAAAGTTACTAAAAAGTAACTTTTTTGACAAAGTAACTGAAAAAGTAACTAaatttgcaaagtaactaaaaaagtaactttttagcaaagtaactaaaaaagtaactaaatttgcaaagtaactaaaaaagtaacttttttggcaaagtaactaaaaaagtaattttagttactttgcaaatttcgttacttttttagttactttgctaaaaaagttacttttttagttactttgcaaattTAGTTACTTTTTTAGTTACTTTGCCAGAAAAGTTAATTTCTCAGTTACTTTGCAAATTCAGTTAATTTTTTTAGTTACTTGCCAAAAAAGTTTTCTGGCAAAAGTTCCTTTTTATGGACGGATGTAGTCCATGTCCAGGTAACTACAAAGTGTAGATTGATACTtatcaatctatcaatcaatcttcatcCATATTGCGCCAATTCCTAACAGCGCTATCTCAAggcataaagagcaggtctagaccaaactctttaattaagagagttcaaaattaaggattcaagaatccccacatgagcagcatcagataatataattattaggcaacagtggcaggaagaaacctcgaacaggaccaggctcagatgtgggcggctttctgtcagggtccgtgttgggtggaggttggacagagagagaaaacaaacagggtACAgccaacatactaacagcagctctAGTGCTGACAACAGGactgtgactaataaattagcagtGTGGTGCCGTTggaaaacatgacgagtggctgacgatccgcagcagtgattcatgaagctaGTAAAGTAACGTTTTTGGTAAAGTTACTAAAAAGTAACTTTTTTGACAAAGTAACTTAAAAAGTAACTAaatttgcaaagtaactaaaaaagtaactttttTAGCTAAATTTGCTAAATTTAACTAaatttgcaaagtaactaaaaaagtaacttttttggcaaagtaactaaaaaagtaattttagttactttgcaaatttcgttacttttttagttactttgcaaatttagttacttttttagttactttgctaaaaaagttacttttttagTTACACTTAAAAAAGTTACTTTTTAGTTACACTTAAAAAAAGTTACTTtccatttacttttaaaaatgttcaatttctagttacttttcaaaaggTAATTTTTTAGTTACTTTTGAAAATagttacttttttatttttctgaaattaACCAGTTACTTTCAAAAATAGTTACTTTTTAGTTCTTCTACAATAAGTGACTTCGTAGTTACCTGGACATGAACTACATCCGTCCATGTTGGAGTTCAGTTCTTTTGTTGTTTATGAATAATTTTATGggaatcttttttaaaaaggttataTTACATATAGAattttaataataaagtaaCTTTTAGTTGCTTTAGAAAAGTTACTTTTGCGTTACTTTTACAAACAGTAACTTTTTAGTGGTAATCAGAGGAACAACATACAGCTTCTTAAATCAGGTACTCACACTAAACACCAATGAGACAGACCGACTGATTcaaaaaaccttttttattaGAACAATACAGCAGATATAAAGGTCTATTGCAATCAAACACTCCCATCAGAACGGTGTGCTTCAACGGACAAAATGCGCTTCAACCAagagaaataaattaatacaaactagataaaataaaaacagaaaaaagaaaaacagtgtgtaATTCAATTACCGGTTCAGATAAAGCCGCCATCACATGGAAGCTGGCAAACTTATTTCAGATGTCGACGTACAGTTCATAATAGTAGAAGTTCCATTGTGCAGGTGTGAGATTTTGGTATTGccagaaaacagatttttaaaaagttcacCTTGTTTTAATCTCAAAGTCCCTTAAAGTCGTCTTTATCTGATGTTTGGAGGAGACGTGCTGCTCGTGGGGTGACCTCTCACCTCACATGATCTCTGGCTAATTAGAGAAGCACGTGAAACAtaatacaacagaaaaaaagaaaaattaaagcttgcattaataataataataataataataataatgacaataataataataccaaaaCCAGCAGTGGATCAATCAAAATACAACCCAATCAAAAAGAGAAAGCGTGTTTTCAGACAGAGTAACGCTTGTTCTGTGGAGGTGAATCTTATAAAGcgtcacagaggaggaagactaCGACCAGCTGTAATAATACTGCAGCTTTACCAAAGTGACATTTCTTCATACGGGGCCTTGtttataaaaatatctttagGTCGTCCTTTATGTGTTGTAACAAATCAGTTGAGGGCGTGTTATATGAAAGAATAAACCTAGAGTGGTGACACGGCAAATTAGTTTTATCTTCAGAtatttaggagaaaaaaaagactacaaATAAGCTGGATAAGCTCTTTCATATGTTGTAGTTTAAGACTTTAGGTTTTGGTTTTGAGTACGAATGATCAATGGTCAGAAAAGTGACTCAGAGTTGTCACGGTAACCGGCGGGCCGTTTGTTTGATAAGATTCAGACGTTGTGCCTCATATTTCCTCCTCGTCCTTGCATATACAGACATGAAGTTGTTTGAAGCGCTTCCTAAGACTGCGTTATAGTTTCATCCTCCCCTTCAATTCATTTATCAtctaacatatttatttattcttgtcattataacatttttttgcttttttatatatatttcatacaaATCTATAACCCAAAATTTAGAAATCTTATTTACatggaaaagtttttttttattttttattttttactttaaaagtgACTATTAACCCCCTGCCCGCCCCGGTTCCCAACATCTCCCCCTGCTGCCTTCACACTCATGGAAGAAATCCATTTTCCACtcaattcttttttctttttttcatatttgaatgATCTCAAGTGTGACTTGAAAAGCAGcattcagcaaaaaaaacaccccaaatttCAAAAAATTTTTAAAGCCACAATTACGCTTTCGTTTCATATCAAACCATTAAACTCTTAAAAGTCAGAACTCAACACAGAAGAAAGTGTAGGAATACTGAAGGGAGGTTTTGAATGCCTCGCTGACCCCTCCCCCCCAAAACCAACGGAGATACTTCCTGGAAAACGGCAGATTCTCAAAAACTGGTTCATAAAATATCCTGGAAGTGTTTTTGTAGCGacagagccagacagacagacagacagacagacagacagagacagacagacagacagacagaggactACAACCCTTTGTCGTTCTGTTTTAATAGTGTCCCCTGGGAGGCTGTCCTCTGCAttacgcacacagacacacaccagacatGCCACTTCGGTCTTCGGTCTGGAGGGAGAGCGTGTGTTTGCGCatggttttatgtgtgtgtaatcctGTGCACATTATTAGAACCAGCGCCTCCccataaagtgtgtgtgggtgaatgagttgagtgagtcagtgtgtgtatgtgtgtgtgtgtgtgtgtgtgtgtgtgtgtgtgttagagggtGCCATCCTCCGCGCAGCCTGCTCCCGCCGTGTAGCGAAACTCCTGCAGGTTGGAGACACCGTGGAAATGAACGAAAGCCCCCGCGACCACCAAGATGTGGAACAACTGGTGGGAGTGGAACTAGGAGAGACAGAgcggagagaaagagagcaaattAAATGTGTGCGAGAGAGATACGGAGTGAAGAATGTGAGGGAGAAAGTGCTACTGCTTTAATATCCGTCAGTCATTTACCCAGATGTCACACTTTCCGGGGAAGAACCTCTCAGGGATGCGAGCGGCGTACAGGCAGGCTCCGGTGATGTAAAGTGTCGCCATGAGCAGCAGCCAGCCCATCTGGCCCATGGTGGTCGCTTTGATCAGACCCTCGCTGATGACGAAGTGCAGGGTGGGGACCACACCGCTCAGACCCAGACCCACAAACACTCCTGAAcacaagcagagggagagaagaggggtaGTGAACACTTTGGCCACTTGGCGGGGGGCCGAAAACCAAAGCATGCTGAAAAGGCTGGAAATGCAGCGTAGTGCTAAGAACTGTAGACGAGGACACTTAAAGGTTTTATCACAATGAACAATCTGCATTCACTTTACACactctaaagaaaaaaataaagatgaatagaAAATGAATACTTAAATTGATTACACTGCTTTGTTCAATGACTGATTTTGTAGTGAAATGAGGAGGCACGAGGATAACTCAGATCAGTAGTTCCTCGTATATTACAGCgctttcaaaaaaaattatgcTCGCGGCTAGTTAGGACAGTCCAACAGAAAACATGGCAAACTGATGTGTCGCTGCTGTTGGGACATGTTACTGAACACGTCACTGTCTCACTCTACCTGCTCTGACTCCTCTGTACTGCGGCGTGGCGAAGAAGTCGCACTGGGAGACGGTGATGGCGGCCAGTCCCAGTATGCAAACCACTATCAGGTAGATGAAGCAGGGCTGAGGGGAGCAGTAGAAGGAGTAGTACAGCCAGGGGACGAAGGAGCCCATGATCAGGAAGGCTATCCCACTGTAGTCCAACCTGGAAACACGCAGAGAGGATGATTAAAGAGCGTTTAACACTATCACATGACCAATGAGCTTTAGGGACTTTTTTTCCACGTGTGTCTTACTTGGAGAAGACTCTGGAGACGCCCTCAGAGTGGCAGTAGACTGTGTGGAAGAGCCAGGAGAAGGACAGGCAGAGGATGGCTCCTAGGAAAAACATCCCGATAACTACCTTCTCCTGGACCGGAGCCACGAACGACATGTTGGGCCTGAACATGTACATCAGAcccagacagagaaaaaacaaacagcctgcggggagagaagaagagggatgGAAGAGAGAAAATTAATCATTCATCAAGACAAATAACTGCAAACATTGTCACCATGTGTTCAGTAGATGCAGCATCACCTTGAACTAAAC
This window encodes:
- the adipor2 gene encoding adiponectin receptor protein 2, giving the protein MSPREKGDTPTSGPSTSHLSTSECPSHNGSVPECDEERRINEEDDRGEEGEEKEEEEEGERSSDEGFMGMTPLLQAHHAMERMEEFVHKVWEGRWRVIPHDVLPDWLKDNDFLLHGHRPPMPSFRACFKSIFRIHTETGNIWTHLLGCLFFLCLGLMYMFRPNMSFVAPVQEKVVIGMFFLGAILCLSFSWLFHTVYCHSEGVSRVFSKLDYSGIAFLIMGSFVPWLYYSFYCSPQPCFIYLIVVCILGLAAITVSQCDFFATPQYRGVRAGVFVGLGLSGVVPTLHFVISEGLIKATTMGQMGWLLLMATLYITGACLYAARIPERFFPGKCDIWFHSHQLFHILVVAGAFVHFHGVSNLQEFRYTAGAGCAEDGTL